One genomic region from Carettochelys insculpta isolate YL-2023 chromosome 4, ASM3395843v1, whole genome shotgun sequence encodes:
- the MAD2L1 gene encoding mitotic spindle assembly checkpoint protein MAD2A, whose amino-acid sequence MAKQLSREQGITLRGSAEIVAEFFSYGINSILYQRGIYPSETFTRVQKYGLTLLVTTDPELKNYLNNVVEQLKDWLYKCLVQRLVVVISSIESSEVLERWQFDIECDKTAKDESAPREKSQKAIQEEIRSVIRQITATVTFLPLLETSCAFDLLIYTDKDLAVPEKWEESGPQFIANSEEVRLRSFTTTIHKVNSMVAYKKDSFP is encoded by the exons ATGGCCAAGCAGCTGAGCCGGGAGCAGGGCATCACCCTGCGGGGCAGCGCCGAGATCGTGGCTGAGTTCTTCT CTTATGGCATCAACAGCATTTTATATCAGCGTGGGATCTATCCCTCGGAGACCTTCACGCGCGTCCAGAAATACGGCCTCACGCTGCTAGTAACCACGGATCCGGAACTTAAAAACTACCTGAACAACGTGGTGGAGCAGCTGAAAG ACTGGTTATACAAATGCTTAGTACAGCGACTGGTGGTAGTTATCTCTAGTATTGAAAGCAGCGAGGTTCTTGAAAGGTGGCAGTTTGATATTGAATGTGACAAGACTGCAAAGGATGAAAG TGCACCAAGAGAGAAATCTCAGAAggctatccaggaggaaatccgaTCGGTTATCAGACAAATAACTGCCACTGTAACATTTCTGCCTTTGTTGGAAACATCCT GTGCCTTTGACTTACTCATTTACACAGACAAAGATTTGGcagtgccagaaaaatgggaagAGTCGGGACCACAGTTTATTGCCAATTCTGAAGAGGTCCGTCTTCGTTCTTTCACTACCACCATTCATAAAGTAAATAGTATGGTAGCCTACAAAAAGGATTCCTTTCCTTGA